Part of the Labrus bergylta chromosome 19, fLabBer1.1, whole genome shotgun sequence genome, ctctctctccctctgtctctgtctctctctctctctctctctccctctgtctctctctctctctccctctgtctctctctctctctccctctgtctctctctctctctccctctctttctccctctctgtctcgctctctctctctctctctctctctctctctctcaggtgttcacaTTGTCCAGAAGATGTCAGGCTGTGAGTGGGATGATGAGACTGGAGATGTTAATGGTTATGATCAGCATGGTTATGATGGAGAAGACTTCATAGTTCTGGACATGAAGACAATGACGTGGGTCGCTCCACAACAACAGGCTGTCGTCACCAAACAGAAGTGGGATAATGACAAAGGTTTCTTAGCACAGCGAAAACACTACCTCACCCAGATTTGTCCTGACTGGCTGAAGAAGTATGTGAACTATGGGAGGAGCTCTCTGATGAGAACAGGTAGGATCAAATGACCTGATGGAGTTGAATTCTGACAatgttcatcttcttcttttcttgtttatcttgtaattgaacaataaatatttcacaCATGTTTCTATCACACAtgctctgtcttcatctttaaGCTTCCCCTTACCTTTCCCTTCATGTtagatctctttctctctgctgctcatcgctctctctcaaagtttctctgtgtttttattgtactttctctctctcctcttcttcttcatcaatccatctgaacccccctcacctctcttattctgtttcttcccctctgaccctctcttctttgaattatactttaataaggttgattttcattgttgactcactggattttaaagtccctttttttcccagtacatttaaaaagtgtcatcaaacatgagttgtaacagtatttaagAGTAAATCCTGATAAAGAAACTCTaatctgtcttcctgtttgtcctccAGACCTCCCCACAGTGTCTCTCCTCCAGAAGACTCCCTCCTCTCGGGTCACCTGCCACGCTACAGGTTTCTACCCCAACAGAGCCATGATGTTCTggaggaaagatggagaggagctTCACGAGGACGTGGACAAGGGAGAGATCCTCCCCAACCACGACGGCTCCTTCCAGATCAGCGCTGACCTTCAACTGCCCTCTGATGACTGGGGGAAGTACgactgtgtgtttcagctctctGGTGTGAAGGAGGACATCGTCACCAAACTGGACAAACGAGAGATCAAGACCAACTACGGTAAGACCTCGATGAGAAGTGATGAAAGAGAGGATTTGACTGTAACAGTCGTGTGATGGAGGGAAAGTTTAGttgtgactttttctttctttcaaactcttcaaattgtaaaagtattcagaaaaagagtttaaaggTTCAGCATTAAAGCGATGATAATGTTGACCTCTGGACGTCTTACAAGAAGGAAACTATTCCAGAGTTTTAAATGGATTACtaacggagagagagagagagagagagagagagagagatgaataaAGCTACAGGGCTGGAATAGTGCAGATTTACTTCAACTCTCCTGTCCACATGTTTATTAAAGTATTCAAATGAAAGCactcatcattgtgtcaacatgtgtctgatgaacactgaaagagatttgaaaaagacacaaaaaaggaCCAAAAGATTAAAACATAATCATAAAGCTGTGCAGAAAAGGTCCAAAGTGGAGCATAAATAATGAtcagaatgcaggaaaagaaatgtctgATGCTAACATTTTTCTGAGGGGAGACCCCAAGATGCAGTTTTcaattaaaagttgaaaaaaaaaaatgttagagAATCGTGATCTCAGATCTCAGGGAGAAAAATCATGATTCACATGTTAGCATCTCTTTTTCATTTACAGCCACAtaatttcatttcagtttctctttttagtgttttcagtttttaaatccATCAAGAAAACGATTTAATCAAACACAGTTAGAGTGCTGTTGTTGaagaaaagtcaaacatgtttattttgagaGATTAAAGGCACTGTGTTGACTTCtcaaagttaaagttttaaaggatgaatgtgtgacatgttacacataaatatatcagaaatccagtctatcctgtgtgaatgtctctgagtgtggaggaggcgtggccaaacagcagtttgttttggtttgctcaagggcgacatctactggatcaaaaagtcactcATTCTTCCTTTAGTTGAAGAGAAGATCAAGTTGATGAATTACTGGATGTATAAATATATCTGTCAGTAAATCATTCACGGTGAGTTGTCTTTTCCTCGTTCAGTCAAAATGAGTTTGAATCCGTTTGTCAAAATCTCTCAGAGcgaaacatcaacatttaaataaatcagcATTCAGATAAAGGACGACAACACGACTGGAAGATGAATCAAACATAGATACAGGATTTATTTACAGACAAGTGGAGATTCaaatgaagagcagcaggacaaacagtgtttatttacaggATGATGATTATCTGCTTGGcacatgttctcctcctctAACCTGCTTCATCTGCACAGGTTGTAACTGTGGTTTGTTGATTTGTGCTCAACAGTGAATCCCATGAACCCCGTCATCCCCATGAACACCGTCATCCCCATGAACACCGTCATCCCCATCATCGCCATCATCGCTGCACTCGTTCTTCTCGGCCTCGCTGTCATTGGATACAAGAAATACAGAGGCAGAAGGAGGGGGCTGGTGTAGATGGGGCACCGAGgaaatgctactttcaaaaccCTGCCTTAAAGCTGGAAAAACGTTACCTGCTGTTTGAATTTagccctgcttttattttgaaatagagTAAGGAGCTTCATGTAGTTGGAactaaaacacagaaacaggaagtggttatggatcccaaagtgaggtcaaacagctcgaAGGAAcagtaacaaaggtcaatgtgtgatgtcataaggtggatattactgtctgagagtttgttaaagtgaaatgagacat contains:
- the LOC110002766 gene encoding class I histocompatibility antigen, F10 alpha chain-like isoform X4, translated to MKTLVFVSLVGLFLHDTTAEMHSYKFFYTASSEVPNFPEFVAIGMVDDIQIDYYDSNTKRYLLKQDWMKKVTDDDADYLEEETEKSVGSQQTSKVNLNILKRRFNQTGGVHIVQKMSGCEWDDETGDVNGYDQHGYDGEDFIVLDMKTMTWVAPQQQAVVTKQKWDNDKGFLAQRKHYLTQICPDWLKKYVNYGRSSLMRTDLPTVSLLQKTPSSRVTCHATGFYPNRAMMFWRKDGEELHEDVDKGEILPNHDGSFQISADLQLPSDDWGKYDCVFQLSGVKEDIVTKLDKREIKTNYGKTSMRSDEREDLTVTVV